The window CTGTCGGGGTAGATCGCCCGTATCACGACGGCAGCGTTGCGGCTCAGGTGATAGGGCAGGTAAAACGAGGAAAATATGACTAGCACTGCGCCCAGCAGCCGCCTGAGCCGCAGCTTCTTGTTGAGGTGATCGGGGTGGAGAGGTCGACGGCGAAGCTCTCTGATGCTGCGCAGGCCGCAGTAGCAGATGGCGAGCAGCGGGAAGAGGAAGCCGATAATGGAGCATATGAGGGAATAAGGGAGGCTCTCCCCTGTTTCACGTAGTAGTACGTACAGGGTGCACACGGTGCGGTTGCTTCCGGGGCAAGTCTGGATCAGAGTCATCCGGGCAACAGGTATGCTTAGGAGCAGCGTGGCCGTCCACACGGCCGCGCACAGCAGAGAGGCCTTCCGCCGATCGAGCAGCACCAGAGAGCGCAGTGGGTGTACGATGGCCAGGTATCGGTCCACACTGATGCAGGTGACGAAGAAGATGCTGAGGTAGAAGTAGTTGTGGTAAAGCATCCTCACAGCAATGCAGAGCGGCAGCCCCTGGTTCCAGTACATGTGGTTCAGATGGTAATGGATGAGGAAAGGCAAGGCCAGGAGCCAGGAGGTGTCAGCTAAGGTCAGGTTGAAGAGGAACACCGTGCTGCGGGTCCATCGCTGCAGCCGCAGGGCGAAAACCCACAAGGAGAGCAGGTTGAGGGGAAGCCCGAGGATAAGCACAGTCAGGAAGGAGGCGGGCATAATGTAGAGCTCGACCACAGTTAAACCATGATGGGTGTCCAGATCACAAAGGTCTTCCTCTGGAGTCTGGATGACCACAAGCACAGTGTCTAGCTCATTGGCATTTAAATACATCATCATCTAAACCATCAATCAGATTTGTTTACTGGGCTCATATACAGAATCTAGGCTACACTAGAAGTATTCATCCTCATCGAACAACATGATAGTCATATAAGCCCTAATCACAGAGCTGAAAAATATTTCAGTTGATTCACAGTTTCATCTTTAATTGATACACATTTAAAATCACATTGAGTCTTTACAACCTACCTGAACCGGTCTGTTCCCCATGTCTTTGTTACAGTAGGATCTGCACAGTGCCAAGTGAAACAACCCTGCCAACATATTTTGGTGTAAAACACACCCACCAGTGCGAGCAAACACTGAATAGT is drawn from Pelmatolapia mariae isolate MD_Pm_ZW linkage group LG7, Pm_UMD_F_2, whole genome shotgun sequence and contains these coding sequences:
- the LOC134631810 gene encoding P2Y purinoceptor 4-like, whose product is MYLNANELDTVLVVIQTPEEDLCDLDTHHGLTVVELYIMPASFLTVLILGLPLNLLSLWVFALRLQRWTRSTVFLFNLTLADTSWLLALPFLIHYHLNHMYWNQGLPLCIAVRMLYHNYFYLSIFFVTCISVDRYLAIVHPLRSLVLLDRRKASLLCAAVWTATLLLSIPVARMTLIQTCPGSNRTVCTLYVLLRETGESLPYSLICSIIGFLFPLLAICYCGLRSIRELRRRPLHPDHLNKKLRLRRLLGAVLVIFSSFYLPYHLSRNAAVVIRAIYPDSPASWRPADTAFVLEMCICGLITCVNPLFSCLIGRQFRNEFYGTIAAMFPRCPRMQATSKGTQMNLRKRQEVSSVAPVRALPAPRP